In Zingiber officinale cultivar Zhangliang chromosome 6A, Zo_v1.1, whole genome shotgun sequence, a single genomic region encodes these proteins:
- the LOC121998340 gene encoding protein CHUP1, chloroplastic-like isoform X1: MVAGKVKAAVGFHRSSATPKAEATCRSSSTSASRKPSPGTTGHRAPPTPLPSFNPKTAAAFARSFGVYFPRTNAQVQPRPPEVAELLRLVEELQEKESLLRTQLLEQKLLQETVAIVPFLEKEIADKTDELSQTHDRIGRLEVENCALRDEVAGLSSKLRSSEEESKRREKKIAELEAESDKLRKAALEQSHRESRALAEGVVEDCSSSQQFQGFIDASARSNLLRSLRKAPKCVDTVGPNQDAQTSKRGDAKADEAETQGAHQQPRGLDKDDVLKLRIARVPKPPPMPNNVSASSSSSFLSETPFGGTMSKSVKLAGLPPIPPAAPHAGPSPNDGGRLLPPPPPPPPPSRGFRPASTCVKRVPEVVEFYHSLMRRDTKKESSGGGPEAATISVASNTRNMIGEIENRSAHLLAIKTDVETQGEFIRFLIREVEHAVFNNIEDVVAFVKWLDDELAFLVDERAVLKHFEWPEQKADAMREAAFGYCDLKKLESEASSFRDDSRQPYACALKKMQALLEKLEQAVYNLSRVRDNATKRYKGFGIPCEWMQDCGYLSQIKLASVKLAMKYMKRVSTELEIIAGSPDEEELMLQGVRFAFRVHQFASGFDVETMRAFQELKDKANTLHLQRQNQNQQVFCRSTSCQDLQPSDQSCKVGSI; encoded by the exons ATGGTCGCCGGCAAGGTGAAGGCTGCCGTGGGGTTCCACCGAAGCTCCGCCACGCCCAAGGCCGAGGCTACTTGCAGGTCCTCCTCGACCTCTGCTTCCCGGAAGCCGTCGCCGGGGACCACGGGACATCGTGCACCGCCGACTCCGCTTCCTTCTTTCAACCCCAAAACTGCTGCCGCATTTGCTCGATCCTTTGGCGTTTACTTCCCACGCACCAACGCCCAGGTGCAGCCCCGTCCGCCTGAGGTCGCCGAGCTGCTCCGCCTCGTGGAGGAACTACAGGAGAAGGAGTCGCTCCTCCGGACCCAGCTCTTGGAGCAGAAGCTCCTCCAAGAGACGGTCGCTATCGTACCCTTCCTCGAGAAGGAGATCGCCGACAAGACCGACGAGCTCTCTCAGACCCACGACCGGATTGGGCGTCTAGAGGTGGAAAATTGTGCGCTGCGCGACGAGGTCGCGGGCTTGAGCTCTAAGTTGCGGAGCAGCGAAGAGGAGAGCAAGCGTAGGGAGAAGAAGATTGCGGAGTTAGAAGCCGAGTCGGACAAGCTGAGGAAGGCTGCTCTAGAGCAGAGCCATCGTGAGTCACGGGCTTTGGCGGAAGGAGTGGTCGAGGATTGCTCGTCGTCTCAGCAGTTCCAAGGGTTTATTGACGCCTCCGCGAGGTCGAATCTCCTCAGGAGCTTGCGAAAAGCCCCCAAATGCGTAGACACTGTCGGCCCAAATCAAGACGCCCAAACCTCCAAGAGAGGAGATGCGAAGGCGGATGAAGCGGAAACCCAAGGGGCGCATCAGCAACCTCGCGGCCTTGACAAAGACGACGTCTTGAAGCTCCGAATTGCTAGAGTTCCAAAGCCCCCTCCTATGCCGAACAACGTCTCCGCCTCGTCTTCTTCGTCTTTCCTCTCAGAGACTCCATTTGGTGGGACGATGAGTAAATCCGTCAAATTAGCAGGACTTCCGCCGATTCCACCTGCGGCTCCACACGCGGGCCCTTCTCCTAATGACGGAGGCCGGCTGCTTCCACCTCCCCCTCCGCCCCCGCCACCGTCGAGGGGGTTCAGACCGGCGTCGACATGCGTGAAGCGAGTGCCGGAGGTGGTGGAATTCTACCATTCCTTGATGCGGCGAGATACCAAGAAGGAGTCGAGCGGAGGGGGCCCTGAAGCAGCCACCATTTCCGTCGCTTCAAATACACGCAACATGATCGGCGAAATCGAAAACCGTTCCGCCCACCTCCTTGCT ATAAAGACGGACGTGGAGACGCAAGGCGAATTCATTAGGTTCTTAATCAGAGAAGTGGAACACGCGGTCTTCAACAATATCGAAGACGTCGTCGCCTTCGTCAAATGGCTCGATGACGAGCTCGCCTTCCtc GTGGACGAGAGAGCAGTGTTGAAGCACTTCGAGTGGCCGGAGCAGAAAGCGGACGCTATGCGCGAAGCAGCCTTCGGTTACTGCGACCTCAAAAAGTTAGAGTCCGAGGCGTCGTCTTTTCGCGACGACAGTCGGCAGCCATACGCTTGCGCTCTAAAGAAGATGCAGGCGCTCCTGGAAAA GTTGGAGCAAGCCGTATACAACCTATCACGTGTTCGAGATAATGCGACAAAGAGATACAAGGGGTTTGGCATTCCTTGTGAATGGATGCAGGACTGCGGATACCTTAGTCAG ATCAAGTTAGCATCAGTGAAGTTGGCAATGAAATACATGAAGAGGGTTTCCACTGAACTGGAGATTATAGCAGGTAGTCCCGACGAAGAAGAGCTGATGCTGCAGGGTGTGCGTTTTGCTTTCAGAGTGCACCAG TTTGCTAGCGGTTTTGATGTCGAAACAATGAGAGCGTTTCAGGAACTCAAGGACAAAGCTAACACCCTACACCTACAACGCCAGAATCAAAACCAGCAGGTCTTCTGCAGGTCTACATCTTGCCAAGATTTGCAACCAAGCGACCAGTCCTGTAAAGTAGGTTCCATTTGA
- the LOC121998340 gene encoding protein CHUP1, chloroplastic-like isoform X2: MVAGKVKAAVGFHRSSATPKAEATCRSSSTSASRKPSPGTTGHRAPPTPLPSFNPKTAAAFARSFGVYFPRTNAQVQPRPPEVAELLRLVEELQEKESLLRTQLLEQKLLQETVAIVPFLEKEIADKTDELSQTHDRIGRLEVENCALRDEVAGLSSKLRSSEEESKRREKKIAELEAESDKLRKAALEQSHRESRALAEGVVEDCSSSQQFQGFIDASARSNLLRSLRKAPKCVDTVGPNQDAQTSKRGDAKADEAETQGAHQQPRGLDKDDVLKLRIARVPKPPPMPNNVSASSSSSFLSETPFGGTMSKSVKLAGLPPIPPAAPHAGPSPNDGGRLLPPPPPPPPPSRGFRPASTCVKRVPEVVEFYHSLMRRDTKKESSGGGPEAATISVASNTRNMIGEIENRSAHLLAIKTDVETQGEFIRFLIREVEHAVFNNIEDVVAFVKWLDDELAFLVDERAVLKHFEWPEQKADAMREAAFGYCDLKKLESEASSFRDDSRQPYACALKKMQALLEKLEQAVYNLSRVRDNATKRYKGFGIPCEWMQDCGYLSQFVVGVGRKKGQREVLVVVPMALWPICQACTYPCFLCDGKKVFWQYSIIS; encoded by the exons ATGGTCGCCGGCAAGGTGAAGGCTGCCGTGGGGTTCCACCGAAGCTCCGCCACGCCCAAGGCCGAGGCTACTTGCAGGTCCTCCTCGACCTCTGCTTCCCGGAAGCCGTCGCCGGGGACCACGGGACATCGTGCACCGCCGACTCCGCTTCCTTCTTTCAACCCCAAAACTGCTGCCGCATTTGCTCGATCCTTTGGCGTTTACTTCCCACGCACCAACGCCCAGGTGCAGCCCCGTCCGCCTGAGGTCGCCGAGCTGCTCCGCCTCGTGGAGGAACTACAGGAGAAGGAGTCGCTCCTCCGGACCCAGCTCTTGGAGCAGAAGCTCCTCCAAGAGACGGTCGCTATCGTACCCTTCCTCGAGAAGGAGATCGCCGACAAGACCGACGAGCTCTCTCAGACCCACGACCGGATTGGGCGTCTAGAGGTGGAAAATTGTGCGCTGCGCGACGAGGTCGCGGGCTTGAGCTCTAAGTTGCGGAGCAGCGAAGAGGAGAGCAAGCGTAGGGAGAAGAAGATTGCGGAGTTAGAAGCCGAGTCGGACAAGCTGAGGAAGGCTGCTCTAGAGCAGAGCCATCGTGAGTCACGGGCTTTGGCGGAAGGAGTGGTCGAGGATTGCTCGTCGTCTCAGCAGTTCCAAGGGTTTATTGACGCCTCCGCGAGGTCGAATCTCCTCAGGAGCTTGCGAAAAGCCCCCAAATGCGTAGACACTGTCGGCCCAAATCAAGACGCCCAAACCTCCAAGAGAGGAGATGCGAAGGCGGATGAAGCGGAAACCCAAGGGGCGCATCAGCAACCTCGCGGCCTTGACAAAGACGACGTCTTGAAGCTCCGAATTGCTAGAGTTCCAAAGCCCCCTCCTATGCCGAACAACGTCTCCGCCTCGTCTTCTTCGTCTTTCCTCTCAGAGACTCCATTTGGTGGGACGATGAGTAAATCCGTCAAATTAGCAGGACTTCCGCCGATTCCACCTGCGGCTCCACACGCGGGCCCTTCTCCTAATGACGGAGGCCGGCTGCTTCCACCTCCCCCTCCGCCCCCGCCACCGTCGAGGGGGTTCAGACCGGCGTCGACATGCGTGAAGCGAGTGCCGGAGGTGGTGGAATTCTACCATTCCTTGATGCGGCGAGATACCAAGAAGGAGTCGAGCGGAGGGGGCCCTGAAGCAGCCACCATTTCCGTCGCTTCAAATACACGCAACATGATCGGCGAAATCGAAAACCGTTCCGCCCACCTCCTTGCT ATAAAGACGGACGTGGAGACGCAAGGCGAATTCATTAGGTTCTTAATCAGAGAAGTGGAACACGCGGTCTTCAACAATATCGAAGACGTCGTCGCCTTCGTCAAATGGCTCGATGACGAGCTCGCCTTCCtc GTGGACGAGAGAGCAGTGTTGAAGCACTTCGAGTGGCCGGAGCAGAAAGCGGACGCTATGCGCGAAGCAGCCTTCGGTTACTGCGACCTCAAAAAGTTAGAGTCCGAGGCGTCGTCTTTTCGCGACGACAGTCGGCAGCCATACGCTTGCGCTCTAAAGAAGATGCAGGCGCTCCTGGAAAA GTTGGAGCAAGCCGTATACAACCTATCACGTGTTCGAGATAATGCGACAAAGAGATACAAGGGGTTTGGCATTCCTTGTGAATGGATGCAGGACTGCGGATACCTTAGTCAG TTCGTGGTGGGTGTGGGAAGGAAGAAAGGACAAAGGGAAGTTTTGGTCGTTGTGCCCATGGCCCTTTGGCCAATTTGCCAGGCATGCACATACCCTTGTTTCTTGTGTGATGGAAAGAAAGTCTTCTGGCAATATTCAATAATTTCATAG
- the LOC121998341 gene encoding zinc finger CCCH domain-containing protein 1-like: MAESSDVCNFFRKPPRQKNIRKRKAYSDEENDSGDDAPSSGPVTIKAKKFADNKLSFSSSSSKPSSKASDEYGTTDNPDKDAGGIQAGALFQFDSSKEIQVQHDSRATASLETETEFSKDARAIRERVLKRAEEGLKGKSKPGGGGDEKVYKGIHGYTDYKAGFRREQTVAGEKAGGAHGPLRASAHIRLSARFDYQPDICKDYKETGYCGYGDSCKFMHDRGDYKSGWQLEKEWDEAEKARKKRLAGSSRGDDDEADHEDGNDNDDDDEILPFACFICRQPFEDPVVTKCKHYFCEHCALKHHAKNKKCFVCNKPTLGIFNTAHEIRKRMAESK, from the exons ATGGCGGAATCTAGCGATGTCTGCAATTTCTTCCGCAAGCCCCCAAGGCAAAAGAACATCCGCAAGCGAAAAGCTTACTCCGATGAAGAAAATGACTCCGGCGATGATGCTCCGTCCTCCGGTCCCGTTACTATTAAAGCTAAGAAGTTTGCTGACAATAAACTTTCCTTCTCTTCGTCCTCCTCCAAGCCCTCTTCCAAAGCCTCCGATGAGTACGGCACTACTGATAACCCTGACAAAGACGCAGGCGGGATCCAGGCTGGCGCCCTGTTCCAGTTCGATTCGTCCAAGGAGATCCAGGTCCAGCACGACAGCCGCGCCACCGCATCGCTCGAGACGGAGACCGAGTTCTCCAAGGACGCCCGCGCCATCCGCGAGAGGGTGCTGAAGAGGGCGGAGGAGGGTCTCAAGGGCAAGTCCAAGCCTGGCGGAGGGGGCGATGAAAAGGTATACAAGGGGATCCACGGGTACACCGATTACAAAGCAGGGTTCAGGAGAGAACAGACAGTGGCAGGTGAGAAAGCAGGCGGTGCCCATGGGCCACTGAGGGCATCCGCACACATCCGgttatcggctaggtttgattaCCAGCCTGACATCTGTAAGGACTATAAGGAGACTGGGTATTGTGGGTATGGTGATTCCTGTAAGTTTATGCACGATAGAGGGGATTATAAATCAGGGTGGCAACTGGAGAAGGAGTGGGATGAGGCTGAGAAGGCAAGGAAAAAGAGACTCGCAGGAAGCAGTAGAGGAGACGACGATGAGGCTGATCATGAGGATGGCAATGACAACGACGATGACGACGAAATCCTTCCTTTTGCCTGTTTTATATGCAGACAACCTTTTGAGGATCCGGTAGTGACCAAGTGCAAACACTACTTCTGTGAACATTGTGCTCTAAAG caTCATGCAAAGAATAAGAAGTGTTTCGTCTGCAACAAACCAACACTTGGCATCTTCAATACAGCACATGAGATTCGGAAAAGGATGGCTGAAAGTAAATAA